The genomic DNA AGAACTAATTATAAAAAAGCAAATGAAGCTGTAAAGAAAGCAATGGCTTACGCTACAGAGCATAGAAAACTAAAGAAAAGAAAAATGAGAGAATTATGGATAATCAGAATAAATGCAGCTGCAAGATTAAACGGATTATCTTATTCTAAATTTATGAATGGTCTAAAAAAATCAGGAATCGAATTAGACAGAAAAGTTCTGGCTGATCTGGCTGTAAATAATGCAGGAGAATTTGCAAAATTAGTAGACCTGGTAAAATAATATAATATTTTAGGGATAATATATAAATAGGTACCTTGGCAATATTAGATATTTAAAGTCTAAGTTCGCCAAGGTATTTATATTTTACAGTCTTTCTTATGGCCTGTGTTTGGACTCCTGCCAAAAGAGCAGCATTTTAATAATAACTGAAAAAATAAAGAAAAATATGTTATAATTTGTTTTTATAAAAAAATATTATATGAATCTTTAAGGAAATGAATTAAAAATATATTTTTTATATATTGAAATTTAAATATTTATATATTGATTTTTTTTAATTTTTTTTATTAGAGTAAGAAGAGTACCTTGAATTTTTTATGTAAATACAGTCTGGATTTTTGTATCATGTGAAATATATTATTTATATGGTAAAAGCTATTAAAATAGTTAAAAATAATGTTCAAACATGATATAATGATTGTATTGTGCCGATATTGCATTTTGTATATGATTAACTGAATACTGCGGTTTAGCTGATATTTATAGGATTTGGCAGAAGCGGGCAGGCAAATT from Sebaldella termitidis ATCC 33386 includes the following:
- the rplT gene encoding 50S ribosomal protein L20 produces the protein MPRVKTGIVRKKRHKKVLAEAKGFRGSSRTNYKKANEAVKKAMAYATEHRKLKKRKMRELWIIRINAAARLNGLSYSKFMNGLKKSGIELDRKVLADLAVNNAGEFAKLVDLVK